From the Cytophagales bacterium genome, one window contains:
- a CDS encoding glycosyltransferase family 2 protein: MSFDIIIATYNNLVELKNCLKSFEDQTYKAFNVFVCVDGSTDGTLEFFESLDLNLVFKVLQHPNGQNRGRNASRNLAIPYLKADYLLIFDSDIVASEDLIEQHYGLLEKTDCVSVGEVIYKNADKNIWANYVQKRGKGKYKEVEEIPFLYLTTGNVALKTKYFLEIDGQDPNMRTYGGGDTEFAYRLHKKSNLPTYFNKEAVGYSVMTKSLSFALDQMQEFGAINLNYIRKKHPDFKELFWFGLMTSKGIKPFLFRLLLSKFNERLVSLILPIVPVFLKMKLIGFLVLYRIYAGYKSNYK, encoded by the coding sequence ATGTCATTTGATATAATTATAGCAACGTACAATAATCTGGTAGAATTAAAGAATTGTCTTAAATCATTTGAAGATCAAACGTATAAAGCATTTAATGTTTTTGTTTGTGTAGATGGATCAACTGACGGAACATTGGAATTTTTTGAATCACTGGATCTTAATTTAGTGTTTAAGGTCTTACAACATCCAAATGGCCAAAACCGTGGTCGTAATGCATCCCGTAATCTTGCCATACCATACCTCAAGGCTGATTATTTGCTGATATTTGATTCGGATATTGTAGCTTCTGAAGATTTAATAGAGCAGCATTATGGTTTGTTAGAAAAAACAGATTGTGTTTCGGTAGGAGAAGTAATTTATAAAAATGCTGATAAAAATATTTGGGCAAATTATGTGCAAAAGAGAGGTAAAGGGAAATATAAAGAAGTGGAGGAGATCCCCTTTCTATATCTGACAACAGGAAATGTGGCTCTTAAAACAAAATACTTTCTTGAAATTGATGGCCAGGATCCTAATATGAGAACATACGGTGGTGGTGATACTGAATTTGCATACCGCCTGCATAAAAAATCAAATCTACCCACTTATTTCAACAAAGAGGCCGTTGGCTATTCAGTAATGACCAAATCGCTCTCTTTTGCGCTTGATCAAATGCAGGAATTCGGTGCGATAAATCTAAATTACATCAGGAAAAAGCATCCTGATTTTAAAGAATTATTCTGGTTTGGCCTGATGACGTCTAAAGGTATAAAGCCTTTTTTATTCAGGTTGTTGCTTTCAAAATTCAATGAAAGGCTTGTATCATTAATTTTACCAATTGTGCCTGTATTTTTGAAGATGAAATTGATTGGGTTTTTGGTGTTGTATAGAATTTATGCCGGATATAAATCAAATTACAAATGA
- a CDS encoding ATP-binding cassette domain-containing protein, giving the protein MEFTSSPVVCLRDVFVYQEDKQVLDDVSFDINKGEFVYLIGRTGSGKSSLLKTMYGDLRLRLGNASVAGFQIKNIKRPEIPWLRRKIGIIFQDFHLFFDRSVVDNLFFVMRATGWKSRAKMKERLADVLMRVGLGAVESKMPHQLSGGEQQRVVIARALINEPLILFADEPTGNLDPEVAQGIVKLFMEINNSGTAILMATHNYTFIEKYPSRVLKCEEGKVLDSQKEKFNYSDVI; this is encoded by the coding sequence ATGGAATTCACTTCCTCTCCAGTAGTATGTTTGAGAGATGTTTTTGTTTACCAGGAGGATAAACAGGTCCTTGATGATGTGTCTTTTGATATTAATAAAGGTGAGTTTGTTTATTTAATAGGAAGAACAGGCAGCGGGAAAAGTTCTCTTCTCAAAACCATGTATGGTGACCTGCGTTTAAGATTGGGTAACGCATCGGTAGCAGGTTTCCAGATCAAAAATATAAAACGTCCTGAGATACCCTGGTTAAGAAGGAAAATTGGGATTATTTTCCAGGATTTTCATCTATTTTTTGACAGGAGCGTTGTTGATAATCTTTTCTTTGTAATGAGGGCTACCGGCTGGAAAAGCAGGGCTAAGATGAAAGAGCGCCTTGCAGATGTATTAATGCGTGTGGGATTAGGCGCAGTAGAATCAAAAATGCCGCATCAGCTATCAGGTGGGGAACAGCAACGAGTAGTGATTGCCCGAGCTCTGATTAACGAACCACTTATCCTTTTTGCTGATGAACCAACGGGTAATCTTGATCCTGAAGTAGCTCAAGGTATTGTAAAATTGTTTATGGAAATTAATAACAGTGGAACTGCAATACTTATGGCAACACATAATTATACTTTTATTGAAAAATATCCGTCAAGAGTTTTAAAATGTGAAGAAGGGAAGGTTTTAGATTCCCAAAAGGAAAAGTTTAACTATTCCGATGTCATTTGA
- a CDS encoding fructose-6-phosphate aldolase has translation MYIVKIKGMAKIPDYIQLRDDKFILIAYFRADRPLRNLSKYGLEGKEEALQKVINKLPFGKISKLKLI, from the coding sequence TTGTATATTGTTAAAATAAAAGGCATGGCCAAAATACCTGATTATATTCAGCTCAGGGATGATAAATTTATTCTGATAGCTTATTTCAGGGCTGACAGGCCTTTAAGAAATTTAAGTAAATACGGTTTGGAAGGGAAAGAAGAAGCATTGCAAAAGGTTATCAATAAGCTTCCATTTGGTAAGATCAGTAAACTAAAACTAATTTGA
- the fsa gene encoding fructose-6-phosphate aldolase — protein MKFFIDTANLAEIREAQELGVLDGVTTNPSLMAKEGISGKDNIFIHYKEICNIVDGDVSAEVIATDFETIVKEGNELSAIDPKIVVKVPMIKDGVKALKYFSEKGIKTNCTLIFSAGQAILAAKAGANYVSPFIGRIDDVSNDGLALIEQLVVIFQNYPALCGTQILAASIRHTMHLVKCAEIGADVATCPLQVILGLLKHPLTDIGLEKFISDFKKVNPL, from the coding sequence ATGAAATTCTTCATCGACACAGCCAACCTTGCTGAGATCAGGGAAGCGCAAGAGCTTGGCGTTTTGGATGGCGTTACCACCAACCCATCGCTCATGGCAAAAGAAGGGATCAGTGGAAAGGATAATATCTTTATCCACTATAAAGAGATCTGTAATATTGTAGATGGTGATGTAAGCGCTGAGGTGATCGCAACCGACTTTGAAACTATTGTCAAAGAAGGCAATGAACTATCTGCCATTGATCCGAAAATTGTTGTAAAAGTGCCAATGATCAAAGATGGGGTGAAAGCGTTAAAATATTTTTCTGAAAAAGGAATTAAAACTAACTGCACGTTGATATTTTCGGCCGGACAGGCAATATTAGCTGCAAAGGCAGGCGCTAATTATGTATCGCCTTTTATCGGTAGGATTGATGATGTATCCAATGATGGGTTGGCATTGATTGAACAGCTTGTGGTTATTTTCCAAAATTATCCCGCCCTTTGCGGGACTCAAATATTAGCCGCATCTATCCGTCATACTATGCATCTTGTAAAATGTGCTGAAATAGGTGCCGATGTGGCAACCTGTCCGCTGCAAGTCATCCTGGGATTACTCAAGCACCCTCTGACTGATATTGGACTGGAGAAATTTATTAGTGATTTTAAGAAAGTGAACCCTTTGTAG
- a CDS encoding class I SAM-dependent methyltransferase produces the protein MRNWKYFWNKIAANNEDLYKQVARTSKDNKPINEEVLELIAEHIKNKLDLRTTDILIDVCCGNGLITQRISSNCEKIIGIDISEILINNATKYCAESNIYYIEADALGLSKYVDLKADKILLYFSFQYFDSFRKGMAAIAEMLKVLKPGGKIFLGDIPNLEHLWEFYKTFKSRFYYLTGRLKGTNTMGKFWSCKELDEICKKYNVKGTYYEQPVHLPYAHYRFDYLIKN, from the coding sequence ATGAGAAATTGGAAATACTTTTGGAATAAAATAGCTGCCAATAATGAAGACTTATATAAACAGGTTGCCCGGACAAGTAAAGATAATAAGCCTATCAATGAAGAAGTTTTAGAGCTAATAGCAGAACACATAAAAAATAAGTTAGATCTGAGAACTACCGATATTTTAATTGATGTATGCTGCGGCAATGGATTGATCACTCAAAGGATATCATCTAACTGCGAAAAGATTATAGGTATAGATATTTCTGAAATTTTGATAAACAATGCTACGAAGTATTGTGCTGAGAGTAATATATATTATATTGAAGCTGATGCCCTGGGATTGTCAAAATATGTAGATTTGAAGGCTGATAAAATTTTGCTTTATTTTTCTTTTCAGTATTTTGACTCTTTTCGAAAAGGGATGGCGGCAATTGCTGAAATGCTGAAGGTTTTAAAACCAGGTGGCAAGATTTTTTTAGGTGATATACCGAATCTGGAACATCTGTGGGAGTTTTATAAAACTTTCAAATCAAGATTCTACTACCTAACAGGAAGATTGAAAGGAACCAATACAATGGGAAAATTTTGGAGTTGCAAAGAACTGGATGAAATTTGTAAAAAATATAACGTAAAAGGTACATATTATGAACAGCCGGTTCATCTTCCGTATGCTCATTACCGGTTTGATTATTTGATTAAAAATTAG